ATAGCTAATGAAGTGGAAGGAGTGGTGTACTTAAAGGAATTGGAGCCTATTAACACACCAATAGCATTTTTTACCATCAAAGACCctgatgaaaaatacaaagttaaTTGCTATTTGGATGGTGATGGGCCATTCAGACTTTCACCATACAAGCCATACAACAATGAATACCTCTTAGAGACCACAAAACCTTTGGACTATGAGACACAGCAGCTGTATGAAATCTCTGTAGTTGCATGGAACTCAGAAGGATTTAACgtaaacaaaataatcaaaatacaaGTTTTGGATGACAATGACAACTCACCAGTTTTCTCTCAACAGCTGATAGAATTATCCATTGAGGAAAACAATGTTCCCAATGCTTTCTTGACCAAACTGCATGCTACAGATGCTGACAgtggagaaggaggggaagtGTCCTATTTTTTAGGGCCTGATGCtccttcctatttttctttggatAAAACCACAGGAGTTCTTACAGTTGCCACTCAActggacagagaagaaaaggagaaatacagaTATACTGTGAAAGCAGTAGATTCTGGGTTCCCTCCAAGAGAGTCAATAGCAACTGTCACCATCACTGTGTTGGATAAAAATGATAATAGTCCAAGATTCATCAATAAGGATTTCAGCTTTTTTGTGCCAGAAAACTTTCCAGGTTTTGGTGAAATCGGAGTTATCAGTGTCACAGATGCTGATGCAGGGCAAAATGGATGGGTTGCCCTTTCAGTCCTGAATGGAAGTGATATTTTTGTCATAGATACTGGAAAAGGAGTTTTGAGAGCTAAAGTCTCCCTGGACAGGGAACAGCAAAGCTCCTATGTGCTGTGGATCGAAGCAGTTGATGGTGGTGATCCTGCGCTGTCTTCTACTGCAAAAATAACTATCCTTCTTCTGGACATAAATGACAACCCCCCTTTGGTATTGTTTCCACAGTCTAATATGTCTTATTTGTTGGTTCTTCCTTCTACCCTTCCTGGCTCTCCCATCACTGAGGTCTATGCTGTCGATAAAGACACTGGCATGAATGCAGTCATAGCATACAGCATCATAGGAAGAAGAGGGCCCCGGCCAGAGTCATTTAGAATTGACCCTAAAACTGGTAATATCACCTTGGAAGAGTCGCTCATGCAAAATGACTATGGCCTGTATCGACTGCTTGTAAAAGTTAGTGATCACGGCTATCCAGAACCTCTCCATTCCACTGTCATGGTGAATCTCTTCGTCAATGACACAGTTAGCAATGAGAGCTACATTGAAAGTTTATTAAGAAAGGATCCTGATATCAATATAGAAGAAAAGCAGCCGCAAATATCCATAGAGCCTACACATCAAAAAATGGAGTCAGCATCCTGCATGCCTACTTTAGTAGCTCTGTCAATAATAAGCTTGGGTTCAATTGCTTTAGTAACTGGGATGGGCATTTACATCTGtctgagaaaagggaaaaagcatcACAGAGCAGATGAAAACATGGAAGTACAAATCCCATTAAATGGAAGAATTAACCTGCACATGTTGGAGAAGAAACCAATGGAGATTTCCAACATATGATGTTTCCTTGTGGATAATTCAAATCAATATCTGGAAAACCTTAGACAACTCTGAAACACCTAGTTGTGGTTCGTATTGACAGAGATTGCAGTGAAGGACCACTAATTTATAACTTAATAATATTATAATTGTAAATAGCTGTTTACagttttttaaattcaaattcagTGTACAGctttttttatgaaaacttaGTACTAACAGCTAGCACCCTGTCTATAAAAACATGGACATCATTTGCAGCTTTCATTAATTGATATGATCAGTgaccgtaaaaaaaaaaaaaaaaacgggaaGGTAAGAATTCTTTAAGCTcaagttttaaaagtatttttaaccaCAAGAGGGCATCAGATGCTCCTGAGCAGGGAACTGGTTGAGGTACTGTCCATAAGATAAAcataaagtatattttaaatatattgattttaatataaaatatgctTTGGCTTACAGAGAtttacacagacacacacacaaaaaagaggAATGTCTGTTCCGATGTGTgtataattaaaagaataagaacattaaaatgcactagtaaagaattaaaaaaaaatgtttattaccTCACAAGTAAAGCTTTTACAGTAGGATAGAAAAGGCATTAACAAGAAGTGCAATTCCTGTTGAGAAAGAATGCAAGATACTGTAATGAGAATCTGAACTGCTGTGGCATACCATCTTTCATTTGCTCTAGCTTTCACCCACACTATCATTTGTTCCAGAAGTCTGCTGGtcatttttatggaaaattatatttaatatttcctacaggaaataaagacaaaaccCCATGCTCATCCTTGTAAACATGCCAGATATGAGGAAGCAAGGGAATGGCTAAATCTTTATTTGTCACAGAAGTGGTAATATTTTTGGTACTTTTAGCAATCTGTTGTTAGTACTCCATCAGTTTGGTTGTGTAATAGATTTTTCATGTGATACTTCTGAATCTGATCTgccagatgaaaacaaaaattacttcattttatagGGAATTATAGGACTTGGTTTGTAGTGACTGTTGCTCCTTTCTGGATTGGTATTTCATGTGAAAGATCTTATTTCTGACTTCTGGCTACCATTCCTGGCTCCTTTTCATTGGCTTTGATTTTGGATTAGATCCAAAATCTGACTTGTAAGACTGGCGGCATATTTTCTTGATAATTTATTCTTCGCTGTATCCTCTGTAATAAAGCAGCAGGTTTATCAGTGATGTCTCactttcacttcattttaagaactgaaaactATATTTTGTATGATGATTACATCAGATTTCTCTGTGTGAACAAGATAAATTAGTGTTATGCTTAAAActgattattttgatttctggCATCATATGTCTGTAATGTACCAAAAGTGTTTATATGTCTGCAAATTAAAGCTATATATTTTCATAGTAACTTATTCTTTATCTATCTTATCATGCTGAATATTATTTTAGTTACAAGGAATACATACTTCACAAATATCTGACTGCTGGCTATGTTATATCTCATGATACTTCTCCAAATTAGTACACTTCAGAATCATTATTGAGGATTTATGTTGTCATCCTTGATATTGCTGGtaaagacaattttatttcagctgatgtAAGTTGGGCAGCAGCTGATACCTGCTTTAAAAAGTAGGGAGAGCAATTTGAGGcagtttttgattttctttctgtgagtGGCACATTACTTCACCGTGGGCCTATTAAAGTATTGGAGCTTCTTGTAGATGTTGATTCTGCTTAGCCTAAGTGTGTTAAGATAAAttccagattttgtttttccatttagaatattttctgtttgtgcatAGTTTGTTAGATGagtttcatgaaaaaataattcagcctTTCAGAGGTTTGTggttaatcattttttttcatttaatattattaaattatgGAAAGGGTACATATTCCTGAAATTCGTCACAGAGACATTGTTTattatctctgaaaaaaaatgacattagtTCTTTGGATCTGGCTTCTGTATTAGAGATACTCTGtaatcgggggggggggaggtctagatcctctgtatttttttcttcagtaggGAGACAAGGTAACTGTTAGAAAGACAGGATTCTTTTCATTGctcttttattatttgaattaGCAGTCCAGTATCTTCTCAAGATGCTATGAACAGCAGCAAACccaagacttaaaaaaatacaacaaaaccaATAACCTGATCCTGCAATATGTTTGTATGACACCagacagttatttttattcagatttcACAAATACATGGACTTACACCTCTTTAATTAAACTCACTGAGTTTAAATGTGCTGTTCtcattgttgcttttctttggtttgtttcattCAAGCACATTCTTAATGcgtaataaaataaaatggtatgAGCCCGTAAAAACCAAAGTACCACTCATGAAGCATTTCTCTCCCTCAATTTTccacatatttaaagaaaatcagtttgaaaTCGCTCCTGCAGCCATACCAGCACCACGACTTGTAAAAAAAGTCTGTATCCAGAATAATACTTCATAGAGTAAGAGCATATTTTTGCCTTCCTGTGAGCAGCCTTTAGGTAGGAAATGTCACTGAAGAGGGTAAAATATGCATAGtgagttcttaaaaaaaaaaatacagctggcagcagcaagtAATAAGCATGATATATAAGTATGCAATGTGAATCCTAACagtgattaaagaaaaagaaaaaaaaaaaaaaaaacagaaatcttaaaTTCTTAGcacctgggatttttttttttcctccagaaaatgttcttattttttctcagtggaGAAATGCTTGATAACAGCTATATAGCAGACATTTCTTTGACCTTGCTGTTTCCAAATTATCCTTTACAGAAATTCCtttaacataaaaagaaagaaagtaaataaaatgaatataactGAAGTAAATTAGACTCAAGTATAAAGGGCCTATTTTATTACAACTTGTGGCAGTGCACTTGCCAAAATATATGCAAATCTGGTCGACACTGATAGTTGAGctggcacaaaaataaatgtctcaTTCATTTACAATATCCATTGAACAATCTTTGAGTGAGTGGGAGCTCTTTGTTcactttaataaaaaatgagagtGTCCTAAACTTTGTGTTGCCAAAGCCTCATGAACTTGCCATGCAAATTCATtagaaataacaaattaaaaaataaacaagaaatcaGCAGAGAGCCCAGTGTCATGGACAGAGAAAATCAGCTCAATCTTcttgatttctgtttcattttattctttgtgaaAGATCTCAGAGTCCCATTATGCTTTGAAGTTACTGTTTTGATGCAAAATTATCCTAACACTTGGCTGAATATCAATAAAGGATGAGACTTGAAAGTGTGGAAGGAGAATTGGAgcactttgctttttcctgtgtCAAAACTCAGAAAACAATTAATCTCATGTCCTTTTAAGTTCATTTTTCAGTACCAAGGTTCAAACACACAACTGTGCTAGAGTCCACTAACGACAATGTAAAATTTCCAATGATCTTAATGGGACATTTCATGGGAGGCGACAGTGGCAGTGCAAAACTTGTCTTCCATGAAAGCAACGACAGACCCCTGATTTGACTAGGATTTCCTTGTATGTTTTCTGCCCCAGCTGCTATTTTGGGAtggtttcattaaaatacttgtGTAAAGAGAATAATCCATGAGTAGAATTTCATCCCTTGATTCAAAGTAATGAACTCTCCGCAGCAGCCTGCATCACAAAAATGGTTTGCAGTTTGGTATAAGTGTAGACAAATAGCAtctctgctatgaagaaagcagcagctgaacacGCAGAGTGTTTCCTTTCACAATGCAGGTGTATTATCAGAGCCATGCAGGAAACTGACTGCTACCTTTGTACTGTGCTTGTCGCCAGCTGCTTGCAGCCATTAGGTTCTATGTATGTCCCTTCTCACTCAAGTAATGtactctgaaaacaaagcaaaacgATTGTTAAATATCAGCTAGGTGAAATACAAAACTTTGATTTAGATAActctcctgcagagctgcagtttgaGAAGCTAAGCACATCCATCTTCCTTATCAAAGTACTTTGATTTTAAAGGGGACATCTagtgaaattttaaatggaaataaaggtATTCAGCACCTCCATTTCCTACAGAGTACAATTTGTACACTTTTTCTTATGGGAAGTAGTTGCAGGGGCAGATAAAAGTTGCAGGAATTAGCTATATGCTCTATTTTAATAGTGTGGGCAATGTTTTGAGGGAACCATTTGAAGGCTTCTAACTTAGTTTTTAACAGATCATTCAGAGTGATGAAGTTTCAAATGATTTACAACATGCCATATAGTACAGCCTTATGAGTTAAAGAATGTGTGAAAATACCTGCCAGGCAGTATTggtatttccttttcagtctcTGGACCAGACTGAAGGTGCAGATAGGAAGATAAAACTGCCTTCTGCGTTCTAATATAGAGGGATTCAAAGAATTTGGCTCAGAAACAAATGTGAAGttaaacagttctgtttttcatattatggacaagaaaaacactttaattcTAATCAGCACAGATTGATAGGCTGTGTATCTCATCTAACATGCTGCATACTCgtgtttcagtgttttctgctctgttctcatTCCAGTTTCATCAGGGAATGAATTTTAAAGGCCAAATTTCCACtcctaaatatttctgaagacacAGTTCTTTGAACAGGTacttagaaaacatttttctgaatgaagaaatattgAATCATTTATGATGTATTCAGTCATTCATTCCACTACTTGTGGAAACAAACACATGCTTAGTGTTAGAGTTGCAGATTTGAATGTTGCTACCTAACGCTGCTGGTAAGCAGTAAGTATTTAACTCAAATACATTATACGGAATCATTTAAACTGTGTTCAGATGGAGATGATTTGCCTTCTAAGCATCAGGTTGGATATTGCTCTCCTCGCTGCAGTCCTAGCAAGGGAAATTTAGTCTCCTATCCTTCtattttgtcatattttccatttccaaagtTTTAGCTAAATACTAGTCTTCAGAGCAAGTCAATGAGATAAGAGCACTTACCTCTTTGTGCGGAACAGGAGCAAAGACAGTGACAACTTGATTCCACTGTATCAGCATCTAGTGCCATTTGAGGTGCCTTCAGGTATCCCACCTGGCCTCCATCTGCCAGTCTGGAAAAATGTAGGTTTTCCACCAATGGACTGTCATAACTATTAGCCCAGTGTGGATGCTCTTGATATTTTAGGAGGGGTTCACTAAACCCCTTTGTGTGCTGAAGTGAGTTTTTGTGATGGGATTCAGCTCCACATTTGCACAACTACATTGAAATGTCTACAGGCAGTTATCAACTTCTGAGCTAGGAGCCTAGGCTTCCATTATTGCCTCTGAAAGTCTCATCAACACAGTCAGCAGAACTAGAGGGTGCTTCAACTTGCTCTAAAGTTGACATTCAGGGCAAGATTtaactgctctgaaaaataatgtCAAGTGCTATCTGGAATGCCCTTGAAATTCTCAAACTTATGCACAGGGTTGTCAGGAAAACTTGTGCCTTTCTAGAGTGTTACAGATGCCAAGTGCTAGATGCAAAATAGCACCTACAAAGACATGAGAAAACTATGGATAGGTATGCGTATACTACTAGCGGTGATACATTAAGTATATCAACCTCTCATCTCCAATGAGTAGAGCTTTAgagactttcttttttataagaaCTTAAAGTCTAGATCATACAGAGACATATGATCCTtagaaacagagggaaaaaaaaaaaaaaaaggaaaagaaaaacacctaaCAGATAAGCTCTAAATTCATCCCATCtaattttgttgattttaatgGAGCTATGTGTGCCCTCTGCTATGAGTGAAGAGATAAAGgattgatatttatttatttatttattgccacAGGCAATTCAGGTATTTGGTAAATGCTGGAGTTGTCTACGTCTCTCCACTAACTTTACAGATTACTCAGACTAACTAAGATTTAACTTCTATGTTTCAGTCAAAGAACAGAAATCTAGGTTCTGAAGTGAAGTACAGATTGCAGTGCTAGGCCCTTCCTCTAGCACTGCTAATTCATGGAGAGAAATTGGTGTCTCAGACAGCACCAGAACAGCTAGTGTGCTGAGGAGGGGACCGCTTGCTTTCAGTGTAGGTGCCTAGAGCTCAGGTGACTTAAAGCCTGTCTTTCGAACACATTTTCATAGTCTGAAAAATTCCATTCAATTGGGTTTCACTGTCCAAAATGTTCTCATGgctttatccttttttttttttcctttttttctttttcttttttttcttacaaaaatattgcatGCAAGTTGCACCTACAGAATACAATAAAAGATGTACTGCTTATTTACATGAAGAAAGGTGTGTTAGAGCACTCACCGAGGAACTGAGATATTTTGTTATCCTACACAGAGTTTTCTGTATGTTGAAAGGGAATGCAGAAGGCATTTTTTGGTAAAGACACTGTCCATCCTTCATTTCAAGACTGAGCtatcatatttaaaacaaagactcAAATGTCAAAATACTCCCATTTTGAGGAGACACAAGCATTCATTGCCTACTGGGGAGAGGGGACCCCTGGCCTTGAAGTGCTGCTGCAAGCACTTTCAAAGCTTGTCTTTAAACAACTCAGGATggggagagagacagacagaaaaaaacttttaagaTCAAAGATAACTTAAGCAGAGAGCTAATTAGCTACTGCTCTAGCACAGACCAGTCTGCTTCATTGTTTACAGAGATGTCGATGAGAAAGCTTGGAGCAACAGATAAAGCCCATGCAAGACTATGCTGAAAAGTGAAGTGATCTGACCAAGCTCATATATGGTTTTAGATATGGAAATGAGAACTCAAACCAATTCCTGTGCTATTCCCTCCATGACCAGCAATTTCtggcatgaaataaataaataaataaataaaaattaaaacctctgAAATACTTACATTGTACATTGTAGATCTTCTTCAGAGGTACTTGTCTCTTCATAGTTCAGGATTTATAGACGCACTAATTTAAATCCCATTTTCTTTATGCCTACTGTAATCCTGTTAAAATTGCAATCTCAAGACAGTTATGTGGTAGAAGTCTGTGTCCTCTGCCCAAGGCTCTGTTTTATGaagaatgtatttataaaacatcTGACTGGCAATCAGAGTACAAAGCAGAACTGCTTTTCGGAATGTGTTTTACTTGAGGACAGactgaaatagaaaagagcaaaacagaccaagtataaataaatgcagtgaaaatgaaagggCCCTTCACAAAGACTgcaagtgagaaacaaaaagaagtggTCAGAAACAGTATAAAGAATTGTTCTGTGTCTACTGGATTTACTACGTATTATCAGCAGTGTTAACACTGCCCTTTCAGCAGTATCTCATCCCTTTTCTTAACCTATAAGTATGAGAGCTGGTCACAAAGCATCGGGATTTCCTGACACAAAGTGCTAgcacaaaatacattaaaaactgATTCTTCTTGTCAGCAGGTCAAAGTTGTATAGAGAAATAAAGGCTTTGAGTAGAATATCATGGAAGTGTCTGTTTCATTATGGTAACAGTATTCTTTTTCCATGGtgattttctgtaatgttaTTATGTTGGGTGCATTCATTTTTGCTAACTAAGGACAAAAAGATCTTATTAGAAACATTTGTATCTTCTcagctaaaataaaagctgatacTGTGACATAATGTTTCCCTGGGAATAGAGAATACTCCtaatgaaatgagatttttttctgacaatacACAAATACCAGATACGCTTCAGTGCTCACTTCcctaaaatacagaataacataaccttatttttcatatttataaagaGAATAAACATTTCATTACAGGAGTAAGAAGAGGGTTCCAATAAACCACTGTGTTAATAGGTTGTAGGTCCTATAGATGCTTTCTATTCAAATTTATTCAAATTGTCTATCATGTCTATTTAAAAGTCATCTACATGTTtagaggtttgtttgttttccctctttagAAATCATAAGAGAAGAGCAAAGGCCACACAGTTCTCTTGgtgttctcttttatttatttctgtttaccaGGCTAACTTcagctgaatgaaaaaaaaaaaaaaaaacaaacacaagaatggttttctttaattcttaCCTTTCACTAATGTAAATCcagtttaaaaatgtacaaGTGTTCATACTGAACTGTAATTTTTTATGCAAAAATCAGATGGGCCATTATTGTCCATC
This is a stretch of genomic DNA from Cygnus atratus isolate AKBS03 ecotype Queensland, Australia chromosome 1, CAtr_DNAZoo_HiC_assembly, whole genome shotgun sequence. It encodes these proteins:
- the PCDH20 gene encoding protocadherin-20, which codes for MGTVSGCRGEERRRAGGGAGALLGRSRRRRPGMGPPGSRGSTSSSRGSLQHLLLFLLFVGPFNCFASYSRATELFYSLNEGLPAGVLIGSLARDLRLPMAGGQRPTAPQPPLSFTLASRGLGGQYVHLDNRSGELHTSALEIDREALCMENGGATVFGEADSTSSSSSSSLSSESCLLLLDVLVLPQEYFRLVKVKIAIRDVNDNAPHFPVPHICLSVPENAPVNTRLAIEHPALDPDVGTNGVQTYRLRDNYGVFTLDVEENESGERTPYLIVMGALDRETREEYVTVIIAEDGGTPPLVGSATLTIGISDINDNCPQFSDSQLNVTLYGNSSLGTHVATVHAEDLDLGSNAEITYSYSQKVPQPSRDLFHLDESTGAITLSRKIDGDAPRLHRLIILGNGPGCIPAVITVLVTIIKVMMRPPEVVPRFIANEVEGVVYLKELEPINTPIAFFTIKDPDEKYKVNCYLDGDGPFRLSPYKPYNNEYLLETTKPLDYETQQLYEISVVAWNSEGFNVNKIIKIQVLDDNDNSPVFSQQLIELSIEENNVPNAFLTKLHATDADSGEGGEVSYFLGPDAPSYFSLDKTTGVLTVATQLDREEKEKYRYTVKAVDSGFPPRESIATVTITVLDKNDNSPRFINKDFSFFVPENFPGFGEIGVISVTDADAGQNGWVALSVLNGSDIFVIDTGKGVLRAKVSLDREQQSSYVLWIEAVDGGDPALSSTAKITILLLDINDNPPLVLFPQSNMSYLLVLPSTLPGSPITEVYAVDKDTGMNAVIAYSIIGRRGPRPESFRIDPKTGNITLEESLMQNDYGLYRLLVKVSDHGYPEPLHSTVMVNLFVNDTVSNESYIESLLRKDPDINIEEKQPQISIEPTHQKMESASCMPTLVALSIISLGSIALVTGMGIYICLRKGKKHHRADENMEVQIPLNGRINLHMLEKKPMEISNI